The genomic region TCGTCGTGAACCAGGGTACAGGCGTGCATCATCTCGATGGCGGCGGCGACGTTGTCGAGCATGTGCGCCGGTGTGTCGGCCAATGCGCCGGCAGCCAGACAGAGCAAGGCGCGGGTACGTTTCCCGCCATGCAAGGTGGCGTAGCGCATCGCCGCCATCAGCTCGGTCTCACCGTCATGTTCGGCGCAGAGAAGACGCGCCAGCTCCAGTTCGACCCGCTTTGCGCCGTCCTGCATCCAGATCTCGGGGAGCAGCAAGCCGGATGCGCCGCGCGCCTGCGTGCCCGATCCGCCGGGCGCGGAATCATCAGTTCTGTCGTCCTGTGGCCTGGAACCGGTCTGCATGTTGTTTTTGTCCTTGACAGGAGACCGCCACGGCGAGCCCCGCCGCCAGGGTGTTGTCGGCGTCGCACCGAGTGCAGCAATGCTGCGCGTCGCCGGCGCCGTTGGCTCGCCACAGGGGCATGCGATGCCAGCTCATGAGAATCCGATGCGGATCGTCATGGACGGATGTGCGGTCGGGTAATAGCGCCGGCCTTTTTCGACGCCGCTTAGCAACCGCGGCCGCACCCCGGCCTCGTGCATGGTCAGCGCCAAGGCGATACAGAACTGCACCAGTTCCAGCCATGCCAGGTGGTAGCCCATGCAGACGTGTGGGCCGGTACCGAACTGCAGCATGTCCACCGGCCGGATCGGCTCGGTGCGTTGCAGCCACCGCGCCAGCCGAAACTGATCAGGCGCCTCGTGCAGCAGCGCCGAGGTGGAGAAATGCAGCAGTGGGATGCACAGATCGGTGCCCGCGGGAATGCGCCGTTGGCCGAGTCTCAATTCACGCAGTGCGCGACGCACTAGGAGCGGCGTCGCCGGATACACGCGCAGCGTCTCGCGGAACATCGCCTCGGCGACCGGACACTGCGCCAGGTCCGCGTGCCGGGTCGGCACCGTGCCCACGCGTTGCGCCTCCTCGACCAGGGTGTCCCACAGCCCAGGCTGCCGCGCCAGCTCGATCACCATCCAGGCCATCGTCGAGGCGGTGGTGTCGTGACCACCAAGCAGCAGCAAGCGGATATTGGCGACCAGGACGTCATCGGAAAGCGCATCGTCGCTGCGATCGAAGGCGCTCACCATGTCGTTGATCAACCCGGTGCGCGAGGCATGTTCGCGCGCGGCGCGGACGAACTCGCGCAACCGCGCATCGATCCAGTCACGGGCGGCGCGGCCGCGCCGCAAGGGCAGTCCGGGCAGGTCGACCGGGGGCGCGACGATCAACTGCAGCAGTTGCTGGTACTTGCGACGCCATCCCGGCAGGTCCTGCGCGGGGATTCCCATGAGACTGAAGATCAGCTTAAGCATCAGATCGCCGGTTTCGCGCAAGATGGTTACGTCGCCGCGGTCGCGCCACCTCTGCACGCGCGCCCGGATGACGGGCGCGAACAGCTCGCCGATGCCGGCCTGGGTCAGCCCCTTGGGCAGAAGCGCCGCCTGGATCGCATCGCGCGCCTGCCGGTGCGCGATGCCGTCCTGGGTAACCAACGTTCCGCCAAACAATTCGGGCGCGATGTCTTCGATCAGCGCCGAGGATACGTCCTTGTGCCGGAGCAGTGCGAGAGCATCCGGATCCAGACTGGTCATCAGGTGTCCGGCAGGGCCGAAATCCAGCCAGAAGTGGTTGCCCAGCCTCCGTTCCGCGCGCCGCAGCAGGCGCGGCAGGTCGCAGACGACGGCGGGAAGATGACCGACCAAGGGGAAAGCGCCGGGCACGACCGGG from Bradyrhizobium elkanii USDA 76 harbors:
- a CDS encoding cytochrome P450 — its product is MDMMLNPLNRRHRLRHDIPVVPGAFPLVGHLPAVVCDLPRLLRRAERRLGNHFWLDFGPAGHLMTSLDPDALALLRHKDVSSALIEDIAPELFGGTLVTQDGIAHRQARDAIQAALLPKGLTQAGIGELFAPVIRARVQRWRDRGDVTILRETGDLMLKLIFSLMGIPAQDLPGWRRKYQQLLQLIVAPPVDLPGLPLRRGRAARDWIDARLREFVRAAREHASRTGLINDMVSAFDRSDDALSDDVLVANIRLLLLGGHDTTASTMAWMVIELARQPGLWDTLVEEAQRVGTVPTRHADLAQCPVAEAMFRETLRVYPATPLLVRRALRELRLGQRRIPAGTDLCIPLLHFSTSALLHEAPDQFRLARWLQRTEPIRPVDMLQFGTGPHVCMGYHLAWLELVQFCIALALTMHEAGVRPRLLSGVEKGRRYYPTAHPSMTIRIGFS